AAAAAGTAGAAAAAAAAGATCTAATGAGAGATGTAGATACTAAAGTTGGTATTAGAGAGGAGGTAATATAATGGCGGAGAAAACGTCAAAAATAGCTTCAAATGATGTTATTTTATACACAAAAGGTCAATTACTATCTTTTAATAAATATAAAGAAATAAGGGATATTCTAAGCGTAGTTTTAGTTGACGACAAAAAATATTCTATACAGGAAACAGAAGAGTTAGTAAAAAAATTTAAAGAAAGTAAGGTGAGATAATATGGCGTTAGGCGGTGGAATGTGGGTAACACAAAATAAAAAGCTACCAGGTGCATATATAAATTTTGTAAGTAGCAAAAATGCGAATGCGATACTGTCAGATAGAGGTATTGTAGCAATGCCTATTATAATAGGCTGGGGGAAAGATGATGAAGTGTTTGAGGTAACAGGTGAAGATTTCAAAGAAAATAGTTTAAAACTTTTAGGATATGGTCTTGCGGATGATGCACTTGCTCCACTTCGTGATCTATTTTTGAATATTAAAAAAGCTTATCTATACAAGGTCAACACAGGCGGAGCAAAGGCTGATAATACATATTGTACTGCAAAGTATAAAGGAACAAGAGGCAACCAAATAAAAACAGTTATATTAGCGGATGAAACATCAACAGTGGAAAATCCAGTATATGTAGTACAAACATATTTTTCAGGAGTGTTAGTTGATGAACAAAAAGCAATAACAGCAATGGCTGACTTAGTAGATAATGATTATTGTTATTGGAAAGCATCAGCTACACTTGCATTGACTGCTGGGATAACATGTAGTGGTGGTACAGATGGAGAGGCTACGGCTGCATCGTATCAAGCATTTTTAAGTGCTATAGAAAGTTATAGTTTTAACGTGGTAGGATGTCCTAGTACAACATCTAGTATTAAAGCCTTGTTTGTAGCATGGGCTAAGAGAATGAGAGATGAGATAGGTTTAAAATTTCAGGTGGTGTTGCATCAGTATGCAGAGGCGGATTATGAAGGTGTAATATCAGTTGAGAATAATTTGGTAGGAGAAGGGATAACCACAGGCAAACTTGTATATTGGGTAGCCGGTGCAGAGGCTGGATGTGCTGTTAATAAAT
This genomic window from Clostridiales bacterium contains:
- a CDS encoding phage tail sheath family protein; this translates as MALGGGMWVTQNKKLPGAYINFVSSKNANAILSDRGIVAMPIIIGWGKDDEVFEVTGEDFKENSLKLLGYGLADDALAPLRDLFLNIKKAYLYKVNTGGAKADNTYCTAKYKGTRGNQIKTVILADETSTVENPVYVVQTYFSGVLVDEQKAITAMADLVDNDYCYWKASATLALTAGITCSGGTDGEATAASYQAFLSAIESYSFNVVGCPSTTSSIKALFVAWAKRMRDEIGLKFQVVLHQYAEADYEGVISVENNLVGEGITTGKLVYWVAGAEAGCAVNKSLSNTVYNGEFDINVSYSQTQLETMLESGKFVFHKVNDKIRVLTDINTFVTTTEEKKSDFSKNQVIRVLDQIGNDVAAIFNTKYLGNIPNDNSGRISLWNDIVKHHQELERLRAIEDFSADSVTVEKGDTKESVVITDYITPIYAMEKLYMTIVVQ